From the Lactobacillus johnsonii genome, the window TTTTATCTTCTGGAACATCTTGAATATAGCATTCAACACCTGCATCAATTAACTCATTAAATGCATTTTTATCTTCTTCATTAACAAACACTTTCTTGGAAATTTGTTCTTTTCCCTCTGAAAAATGCATATTACCTACATTTACTGACTTTATTGGTACTCCACCTTTAACTAGCTTTAATACATCTTCCGGGGTTTTAACAACTAGAAAAATATGTTGACGAGGACTAGCTTTAGAAATTGTAGAAATTGTTTTATCTAAAGTCCAAAATCTAATACCTACCCCAGAAGTTTCAGCAGTCGCAGTCATTAATTCTTGCTGAAGTGGATCATTTGCAGCTGCATCATTAGCAACCAACAATAAATTAGCTCCAATAGCTGAAGTCCATACAACTCCAACTTGACCATGAACTAAACGATTATCAATTCTTGTTAAAACAATGTCTGGTGTTGACATAATATTTCCTCCTAAAACGGTTGAACGTCAACCTCTAAATACATTGGTAAGAAGCCTACAACATGATCTTGTTCAAAAAATACTAGTCGATCTTTATCATATCCCTCAATATTTATTATTTCTTCTGCATCATGAATTTCTGCATCAAGATACTTATGATCATTTTTATCCACTAAAGCCGCTTGAGCTTTTGATTTAAAAACTCCATTTACAAAATTATATTTTCCATTAAGTAAAGGAATGATCTCCTCATGCTCTAATTCATCAAGTTTTATTTCTGGAAAACGATCAAAGGCAATAAAAATATGCCTATACATTATCTTTTGACCATCTCCAGAATAAATTTTTTTAATCTCGTATAAATAGTCAACAGGTGCTAGACCCATTTTTTCTTTAATTTCTAGGTAGCGTTCATCAGCAATGATATTGAATTCTAAAATTTGACTAGAAGGTTTTGCTCCCATTTCCCGAATTTTCTCTTCAATACGAAAATATCTATAATATTTATTTCTTTTGCTGCGTCCAAGGACAAATGAGCCCTGGCCTTGCTTTTTATAAATAAAGTTTCTATTTTGAAGTTCTTCTAAAGCTTTTCGGACAGTAATTCGACTAATATTAAATTGATTTCCAAGCTCTTGCTCAGAAGGTAACTTATCATTCTCCTTCAAAGCGCCTATTTCAATTTTATGGATTAAAACCTGCATCATTTTTTGATAAAGTGGTACCGTATTTGTCTCCATAAAGTTAATTCACGCCCTCCAACTTGTTATGCTGTTATAACAACAACACAAGTATATACCCTAAAAGGCAACTTTGTAAACGGTATCATATTATAAAAATTATTATTTTTAAAACTAAGATGGATATTAAGTAATAAAAAGCCGCTAAATCAAGGTTTTCTACCAAGATTTAACGGTATTTTTATTTTCAACTTCTATTCAATTAATACTCTGAAGCACCGGAACTTGTATCAGTTTCCTCTTGCTTCTTTTCCACATGTTCTTCATGCTTAGATGCACCAGTTGCAGTATCAACTTCATCCCTCTTATAAGTTGCACCCGTTGTAGCATCCGGATCATCTACTAGCTTTTGACCAGTAGTTTCACAGAAGTACTTCACAAATGGATAAATATCTTGTACCCATTCATAAGTTCCCACGTAATTTCCTTCATCATCTTCAATTCGCTTGTAGTCATGAAGAATCAACTTATGGCGATTGCCATTAGGTACGGGCATTTTCACTTCATCATGGCCATCTATCTTGTTTCTTAAAGCATAAATAACTTTCTTGGCTTCAGGAATAACATTACGAATATCTGGATGAACAGCGCCCATTGTATCACCAACTTGATCTGGCGTACGTTTAGCGAGCATTTTCTTATTTGGATCAGTTGGTCTGTTATACCACAAGAATTGATTATTATCATCTACATAAGTTAATTCACCAAATGCACGACGAAGCATCCAGTTAATTTGGTTAACGGTAAGAAGACCTGCATCAAGCTTTACATAATCGTCGCCTTCGGCTGCATGTACTTTTTTAGCAGCTTTATTTAACCAATCTGGATCATTTTTATCTACACCTTCGACTGTGTAGCGTGATTTACCAGTAGCATCAAAATCCTCTTTAATATAATCTTCTTCTTTTAAGTCTTGTAACCATTTAGGTTCTGCCATTTTATTTCACCTCATAAATCTACGTCTCTTCAACCTGATTATACCCACTAACGAAAGGGCTTGCAATGATTATATGCAGTATTTTATATATAAAGTTGGCATAATATATATTTATGGAATATAAATTATTCGCTGATTGTAAAATTAAATTGAACACTTGATAAAAAATAAAAAGTCCATTCGGACCTGTTTGATAGAATGTTAATAACCACAAAAACTTTCTATTGGAGGTCAAAATGGACTCTTTACATTCTACCATGAACCAGCACGTTAAAGGCAAGCATTTATCATTTGAAGAGCGAGTTATTATTCAATTGCGTTTGAAAGATGGCTATTCTTTGCGTGCAATTGCCCGTGAACTTAACTGTTCTCCTTCTACTATCAGCTATGAGGTTAAGCGTGGCACTGTAAAACTGTATCATGGTAAAGTCAAAAAATATAAGGCTACTCAAGGGCATGATGCATATAAAGCTCATCGTAAAAATTGTGGGCGCAAATCAGACTTTCTCAGGAAAGCTCAATTCATGCGCTATGTCCACAAGCATTTTTTTAAAGATGGCTGGTCGCTTGATGTGTGCAGTAATCGTGCTACTGCTGTTGGCGAATTCGCTAGCAGCGATGTTGTCTGCACCAAAACTCTTTATAATTACGTTGATCAAGGCTTATTAGGAATTTATAATTACGACTTGCCAGAGAAGCTTAAACGCAATACTAAGCTTCATCGTATTCGCAAAAATAAGAAAAAACTTGGCAGAAGCATTGAAGAACGTCCTAAAGAGATCAATAAACGTAATGAATTCGGTCATTGGGAATGCGATTTAGTTCTCGGACATAAGAGCAAAGATGATGAGGTACTGCTAACCTTATCTGAGCGTATGAGTCGTGAGTTTTTAATTCTTCGTATTCCTGACAAGACTTCTGTCAGTGTCATGCAGGCCTTTAAAGAACTCCAAAGGCAATACAGCGAACATTGGAATGATATTTTTAAAACCATTACCACTGATAATGGCTCAGAGTTTGCAGATCTTTCCAACCTAGAAAAAGTATCCAATACACTGGTTTACTATGCCCATCCTTACACTTCTTGTGATAAGGGAACAGTTGAAAGACACAATGGTCTTATTCGCAGATTCATTCCTAAGGGAGAAGCAATAGCTAACTATTCTTTACAAGACATCATTAATATTGAAACCTGGTGCAATTCTTTGCCAAGAAAGATACTGGCCTATCATACACCAGATGAAATCTTTGAAAGAGAATTAGATCTAATCTATCAAGCAGCTTAACTAAAAGTGTTCAATTTATTATTGCAATTTGCGAATATAAATTATTTTTAAAATTAGATGTTGACTAAAAGTAAGTTATACGATAATATAACTTGTGAAAAGTAAGAAAGGAGCTAATGATTATGTTTAATGTACGTCAAGCAAATTCTTGTTGTTGCAATTGTCAAAAAATTTGGCAATTATTTGGCGTACAGTCATTAGTTCATTCAAGAATTTCTCTAGTTAGAAACTAGCTTTTCAAAGTTATAACTATGGTTTTTCTCAAGAGCTGTTGGCATTAGGCCAATGGCTCTTTTTTGTTTGCTTAGAATTGGAGTTGAATATAGTGCAAACTACTCTCGTTGTTTTAGTGGCCATCGCGATTCTAGCTGGTATGGCTTACTTACATAAAAAGAATTGGGGATTTACTAAATTAGTATTCCTCTCCCTTATCGTCGGAATCGTCTTTGGAGTTTCCCTTCAATTAATGTTCGGTGCTAATAGTAATATTGTAAAAAATAGTATCGACTGGATTTCTATTGTTGGAGATGGCTATGTTTCCTTACTACAAATGCTAGTAATTCCTCTAATCTTTGTTTCTTTAGTTGGTGCATTCACTCAACTAAAAATGACTACTAAGATTAGAAAAATTGCTACCAGTGTTTTAGCTATTTTGTTAGGAACTACAGCTGTTGCTTCCTTCTTAGGTTTCAGTAGTGTAGCTATTTTTAATTTAGGTGGGGCTGGCTTTGCTAAAGGAATGTCTGCATCCTCCACTGCTCTTACCTCTATTAAAGATCATCAAGCTCAATTAAAAGGCTTGACCCTTCCTCAACAAATAACATCCTTCTTCCCACAAAATATTTTTGCAGATTTTGCTGGAATGCGCTCAACTAGCACAATTGCAGTAGTAATTTTTTCTATTTTTGTTGGAATCGCCTTCTTACAAATTAAGAAAGAAAAAGCAGATGTAGCTGCTACATTTGCACGCGGTATTCAAGCCTTACGTGCAGTTATCATGCGCATAGTTAAGATTGTACTTGAACTCACTCCTTATGGAATTTTTGCTTTGATTGCTAGAACCACTGCAACTAACAGTTTTGCAACAATGAGTAAACTACTTGTCTTTATCGTTGCTGCTTACCTTGCAATTGCTGTTATGTTCATTGTTCATGCAGTTCTACTTTTAATTAACGGAATTAATCCAATCACCTACTTCAAGAAGGCATGGCCTGTCTTAGTTTTTGCTTTCACTTCTAGAACTAGTGGTGGTAGTTTACCACTTAACGTACGTACTCAACGTGAATCAATGGGAGTAAGTGATACCATTGCCGACTTTGCCGCTAGCTTTGGTTTAACTATTGGTCAAAATGGATGTGCAGGTATTTATCCATCAATGGTAGCAGCAATCACTGCCCCACTTGTTGGAGTTAACATTTTCTCATGGCAATTTGTCTTAAGTTTAGTTGTAATTGACGTTATTTCTAGTTTCGGCGTTGCCGGTGTTGGTGGCGGTGCTACATTTACTACTCTAATGGTCTTAGGTGCTCTTAACCTACCAGTAACAGTTTTAGGTGTTTTAATTGCTATTGACCCAGTTGTTGATATGGCTAGAACTGCCCTTAACGTTAACGACTCAATGGTTGCTGGTGTTATCACTGCTAAGCGTACCGGAGAACTAAACTGGAATACTTTTAATAATGAAAAATCTGATGTAGATGCTGAAGTTGAATAGCTTACTAAAAATTTTTATTGACATTATTTTTTAAGCGTTGTAATATTATGACAACAAAATTAATTAAAGCTTAGAAAAGATGAGTAATTACTTAAAGCATCCCCCAGAGAGTCGGATTAGGTGCAAGTCGATGTTGCTGATGTAATGAAGATGGTCTTGGAGCTAAATTAAAGTGCAAGCTAATTTAAGTAAGCAATTTACGATTGACGTTCGTTATCATGTCCGAGTCTTCCAAATGTTGGAGTACTTAGTGAGGAATTAATTGTAAGATTAATTCGAATGCAGGGTGGTAACACGCTATTAAGCGTCCCTAGTGTAGTGTAATAACTATACTTGGGGCGCTTTTTCTTTTGCTTAGTTAGTTTATTAAATTCAAAGGAGGGATTATTTTGCATATCAAAAAAGAATATTTTAGTGAACAGGTATTTAATCGAATGTGCAGCTTACATTCTATGATCCCTCTTGTCAGCGGATCTTCAGATAATATTTAAAAGACATTTTTAGTTAGAATCAAGAGGTAGATTTGATGACAAAATTAGCACATTACGATATTGTTGGTAGTTTCTTAAGACCAGAAGAATTAAAAGAAGCAAGAAAGAATTTCAACCAGGAAAAGATCTCACAAGAAGAGTTAACTAAAATTGAAGATCAAGAAATTAAAAAGCTAATTCAAAAAGAAGAAGAATTAGGATTAACAGCAGTCACAGATGGTGAATTTCGTCGTAGTTGGTGGCATCTTGACTTCTTGTGGGGATTAAATGGCGTTGCCAAATATGATTACAAAGAGAGCTATAAGTTCTACGGAGCTAAAACTAGGACCGATAATGCAGAACTATCTGGAAAAATTGCCTATAATCCTGACCATCCATTTTTTGATGCATTTAAGTTTGTTAATGCTAATGTAAAAAATGCAATTGCTAAGCAAACTATTCCTTCCCCAACTCTCCTATTTAGGGACAATCGCTCTGATAATTGGCCTAACTTCTACGATAATAAAAAAGATTACTTGGACGACCTAGCTACAGCCTACAATAAAACAATCAAACATTTTTATGATTTAGGTTGTCGCTATATTCAAATTGATGATACTACCTGGGCTTTTTTGATCAGTAAATTAAATGAAACGCAAAATGATCCCAAAGAACATGAAAAATATGTTCAATTAGCAGAAGAGTCTGTTTATGTAATTAATAAGTCAATAGAAAATCTGCCTGCTGATCTAACAATTGCTACACATATTTGTCGTGGAAATTTCAAGTCTACTTTTCTTTTTTCTGGTGGATATGAACCAATTGCAAAATATCTTGGTCAGTTAAACTATGATCGCTTTTTCTTAGAATATGACAGTGATCGTGCTGGTGATTTGAAACCAATTAAGCGAATTTGGAATAATCGTGATAATGTCACCATTGTTCTTGGCTTGATTACTTCAAAAAATGGCGAATTAGAAGATCCAGTTGCAATCGCAAAACGCATCACGGAAGCCGGCCAATTAGTACCCTTGGATAATCTGGCTCTAAGTACCCAATGCGGCTTTGCTTCTACTGAAGAAGGAAACATTTTAAGTGAAGCTGATCAATGGAAAAAGATTAAATTTGTTGTTAAGATAGCAAATAATATTTGGAAAAGTTTTTAACGGAGGGAAATATTATGGGTAAAGTTGAAAGTTTTGAATTAGATCATACTAAAGTTAAGGCACCTTACGTTCGTTTAATTACTGTTGAAGAAGGACAAAAAGGCGATAAAATTAGTAATTTTGATCTTCGTTTGGTTCAGCCTAATGAAAATGCAATTCCTACTGGAGGCTTGCATACCATTGAACACCTATTAGCTGGATTATTACGTGACCGCATTGATGGTTATATTGATTGTTCACCATTTGGTTGTCGCACCGGCTTCCACCTCTTAGTTTGGGGTACTCCATCCACTACAGAGGTAGCTAAGGCACTTAAAGAATCGCTTGAAGAAATTCGCGATAATATTACCTGGGAAGATGTTCCAGGAACTACGATTGAATCTTGTGGTAATTACCGCGACCACTCCCTTTTCTCAGCTAAGCAATGGTCAAGAGATATTTTAGAAAAAGGTATTTCCGATGATCCATTTGAGAGACATGTTGTAGAATAATTTTTCTGAATAAATATAAAAATGCATTATTACTAATTCAAACTAGTAATAATGCATTTTTTAATTATTTTTCTTATATCTATTCCACAAAACTATGTTGCCAATTACTAGCATACATATCCAAATAGCTGCTAGAACTAGGTTGTTTTGGTAACTTTGTTTATTTTGAATATTACCCCAAATCACACCAATATATATTCCACTTAGAATTGCACTTAATGTAATGCTAGTTAAGATAACTACTAAATTTGGTATTTTTTTCTTATAGTTTAGCAACTGAAGCCAATTATAGACCATCTCACAAATTACGATTAATACTACCAGTAAGTCATACCACCATTCCTGCCGCTTAACAAACATATTTATCGTCTCAATGAAATAGTAGCCACAAATCATTGCAAATAAATCTAAAGTAAGCAATTGTCCTACAATGGTGTTCTTTTCTTTTTCTTTCATAAAAGTCCCTTTATCAATCTTATTGTCTCTTTTAATTATAGAACAATAGCCTCCATTTCAGCATTAAAAATATTAAAGCGGGCTTTAGGCACTTAAGATATGGAAGTAGCTTAAAACAATTCCTAAAATTAGAACAAACCAGATCATCTTAGTAGACGTTACGTGTTTCTTTCCTAACAACCAGTAAACTAAAGCAACGAGTAATACAGGTACTAAGGATGGCATAATTTGATTTAAAATTGTTTGCATCTTTAATGTTACTTTACCTGCTCGATATACAAATGGCACTTTAACATTCACTACTGTTGGTATTAAGGCACCAACGACGGTAACCCCAAGTAAGATAGCAGAGTCGGTAATTGCATTTAACTTACCTGAAGCAGAATCAATTAATTTTGCTCCCTGTGAATAACCGAGGTTTAAAAAGCTAAATCTTGTGAATAAAACAATTAAATTAACGATTATCCACAAAAAAGCTCCAAAAGGATTTCCTCGTAATCCCATATATGCACCAATTGATCCACAGATTGTAGGAATAATAGCTCCAAAAATTGTATCTCCTACCCCAGCTAATGGTCCCATTAAACCTGTCTTTAAGCCGGCAATTGTTTCTTTGGCTTTACTTCCCTGCTTTTCTTCAATTGCTAAATCCATTCCAATAATAAAGTTTCCATCAAATGCATTCACATTGAAGAATTGTGACTGCATTTGCATCATTTCAACTAATTCTTCATCTTTGTACCAGCGTTTTAAAAATGGCAAAACAGTATAAAAGTAACCGGGAGCCATCATTTTTTCATAGTTCCAAGATAACTGACTAGCCCATAGCCAACGCCAATTTGCTCGAAAAAGATCTTTTTTTGTTAATTTATTTGAATTAGTTTTCATATTCTCCCTCTTCATTTGTATATTCTTCACTCTCAGTTACTTTTTCTGAACTATTTGGTTTTGTATTTAATTTTTCTACTTCACGAGTGTAGTGAAGATAAGCTAAAGCGGCTCCCAGCAAAGCTACCCCTAACATTGGCATTTTTAAGTAAGCTGCTGCAATGAAGCCTATTGCTAAATAAGAAATAAATCTTTTAGTTGGCAAGTATCTAAGTAAAATTGCAATACCAACAATTGGCAAAATATGCCCCGATACTTTTAACCCATCAGTCAACCAAGCTGGAATTATTCGTAGAATTGCTTTAACAACATCATTTCCTACTACAAGTAAGATAAAAACTGGGATTGCACGTGAAAAGCCCCAGGTAAAAGTTCCCCACAATGCATTTCTTGCTGCCGCATTTGGCTTATTTTCTTTAATAAAAGTATCAATTCGATGTTGAAAAATAGTATTAGCAAATCTGGCTAAAACATCTAGTTGGACCATTAAGAGTCCTACTGGAACGGCCAAACCAATTGCAAACTGCGCACCTTTTCCTGAAATAACGGCGTAAACTGTACCAACAATTGCACCAGTCATAAAGTCCGGCATTGAGGCTCCTCCATATGTTGAGACCCCTAAGACCATTAATTGGAGCGTTGCTCCAACTGCCAGCCCAGTTGTAATATCACCCATAATAATTCCTGAAATCATCCCAATTGCTAAAGGATTATTCACAATTGATACAGTCAATTGATCAATAATTGCCCAAAATGCTAGGCAAGTTAGTAATAGAATCTGCCACCATTGTATTGTCATTGTCTTATCTTTCCTTTACTTTTTTAATAATTCCATAAATTCTTCTTTGTCTTCTGCCGGCACCATTTGATGATAAAGATGACAACCATGCTCATTTAAATAGTTAAAATTATCAACATCTTCTGCCGTAACAGCCACACTCTTAGCAACTTGACGTGAATCAGCCTTAGTAGACATATTTCCTACATTAATTTCAGGCAAGTTCACACCATTATCAATCATTTGGCGTAAAACTCCAGGATTTTTAACTAACACTAAAACGGTTTGACCTTTATATTTTCCTTCATTAATTCTTCTGGCTGCACCTTTAGCAGTCAAAATACTTAAGTGAACACCATGCGGGCAGGCAGTCTTTAAGGCTGTTTTTTGAATATCGTTCTTTACAATATCATCCCCAACTACCATAATTCGCGTTAATCGCAATGCATTTGTCCACATGGTAGCAACTTGTCCGTGGATAAGTCTTTCATCAATTCGAACGTTATGCATAGTTTGTGGTTCTACTTCCGCATTTTTATTTAATTCGTTACTTTGATGAGACTCTTTCTTGGTTGGAGTGGGTTTATCTTTAGTTGAATTTCCAACAGGAGCTATATTTTCTTTAGCTTGTTTAATTGCTTCCTCCATCGGAGTTCCCATTACTCCTGCTAACAAAAGCGGCAAGCACAGACCGCTATATACTTTTACTTCAGGATGTTCGTGCTGATAGCGTAATGCAGCGTTAGCCGGAGTTCCTCCGGCAATATCCACAATAATAGTTGGCACTTGTTCAAAGCTTTCCGCAGTTTGAGCAATTTCATCAAGCAAATCATCTTGATTCATTGTTTGTTTAAAAGCAATCGCCTTTACATTTGATAATTTTCCTGCAATCATTTCACAGCTAGCTAGAGTTGCCTTAGCATATTCACCATGACTAACTATTAAAAAGTTATCCACATTTAATTCCTCCAGAATTCACAATGTTTATATTTTATCCTAATTGGTATATAAATTAAAGCTAAATATAGTAATGCTTGTAGCTAATTATCCAACATTGGTATAGTTCAATTATGACAGTTTGTACTTGTAATCGTTATCATTGCTGATACAAAAAGAAGACCCTACTAGGCAATGTAGAGTCTTCTTAAGGAATATAACTATGAAAATTTTATTTAATGAAATATTATTTAAGAATTGTGTTGAATATATGAGGATTTATAGGAAAATTTATTTTAATTACTTAGTAAAACCAACATCATACCATGAATTTGCAGATGGCTTAAGTGACCAGCCAGTTACCTTGTTGTTAACTGCAGTTACTGACCAACTGTTTGTGGTAGGTACAACATAGGCATTGTCATACATCCATTGTTGCCACTTATCAAATGCTTGTACACGGTACTTGTGGTTGAAGGCCTTAGTTGAATCAATGTTAGTAAGAAGTTTAGATTGAGTTGGAGAAACAAAACGAGCCATGTTGTATGGAGCGCCTTCACTGTAAAGGTCCATTGGTGATGGTTCAGATGATAAACTCCAGCCACCTTCAAAGACATCAATCTTAGGACTATCTGCTTGAACATCTTGTACCCAAGAGTTGAATTCCATTGGACGACCACCAACAAATTTAGCATCTAAGCCAATCTTTTGCCATTGTTGGATGTAGTTAGTCCAGATCTTTTCAGCGTTTGGTTGTGTATTACGAACAGCAACGTTAATAGTTAACTTCTTACCATTTGGTTGACGACGGTATTTTTCACCCTTACGCTTCTTGTATCCAGCCTTGTCTAACAATTCATTAGCTTTCTTCAAGTTATATGGGTATCCCTTGATGCTCTTATCAGAGAAGTCACCAAATTGTGCTGGGATTAATGTGTTAATTCTAAATGACAAACCATTGCTGTAACGCTTGGTAACAGCGTCAATGTTCATTGCATAAGCCATCGCTTTACGTAATGAGACATTGTTCATCTTAGCGTTCTTATCCTCAACGTTCTTGCCAGTCTTCTTGTCAAACTTACCTACCTTAAATCCTAAGTAGTTGTAAGATAGAGGAATCTTACCAATGAAGTTAACGCCCTTAGTATCCTTAACGTTGTTCCATTGAGAGTTAAGCACACCAGTAATATCAAACTTGTGACTCTTAATAGCTTGAGAAACAGAGTTAGTTCCGATTACTTCCATAGTAATCTTATCTAAGTTTGGCTTACCACGCCAGTAATGTTCATTTGGTACATAAGTAACTGATTGACCACGAACAACTTTTTGAACTTTGTATGGACCAAAGAAAAGTGGTTGTTTACGAACCTTGTCATCTGATAAAAGTTTATCAAACGGAACGTC encodes:
- the agaB gene encoding PTS galactosamine transporter subunit IIB, translating into MSTPDIVLTRIDNRLVHGQVGVVWTSAIGANLLLVANDAAANDPLQQELMTATAETSGVGIRFWTLDKTISTISKASPRQHIFLVVKTPEDVLKLVKGGVPIKSVNVGNMHFSEGKEQISKKVFVNEEDKNAFNELIDAGVECYIQDVPEDKKDVLSKF
- a CDS encoding GntR family transcriptional regulator produces the protein METNTVPLYQKMMQVLIHKIEIGALKENDKLPSEQELGNQFNISRITVRKALEELQNRNFIYKKQGQGSFVLGRSKRNKYYRYFRIEEKIREMGAKPSSQILEFNIIADERYLEIKEKMGLAPVDYLYEIKKIYSGDGQKIMYRHIFIAFDRFPEIKLDELEHEEIIPLLNGKYNFVNGVFKSKAQAALVDKNDHKYLDAEIHDAEEIINIEGYDKDRLVFFEQDHVVGFLPMYLEVDVQPF
- a CDS encoding PAS domain-containing protein, with product MAEPKWLQDLKEEDYIKEDFDATGKSRYTVEGVDKNDPDWLNKAAKKVHAAEGDDYVKLDAGLLTVNQINWMLRRAFGELTYVDDNNQFLWYNRPTDPNKKMLAKRTPDQVGDTMGAVHPDIRNVIPEAKKVIYALRNKIDGHDEVKMPVPNGNRHKLILHDYKRIEDDEGNYVGTYEWVQDIYPFVKYFCETTGQKLVDDPDATTGATYKRDEVDTATGASKHEEHVEKKQEETDTSSGASEY
- a CDS encoding IS30-like element ISLjo1 family transposase, with the protein product MDSLHSTMNQHVKGKHLSFEERVIIQLRLKDGYSLRAIARELNCSPSTISYEVKRGTVKLYHGKVKKYKATQGHDAYKAHRKNCGRKSDFLRKAQFMRYVHKHFFKDGWSLDVCSNRATAVGEFASSDVVCTKTLYNYVDQGLLGIYNYDLPEKLKRNTKLHRIRKNKKKLGRSIEERPKEINKRNEFGHWECDLVLGHKSKDDEVLLTLSERMSREFLILRIPDKTSVSVMQAFKELQRQYSEHWNDIFKTITTDNGSEFADLSNLEKVSNTLVYYAHPYTSCDKGTVERHNGLIRRFIPKGEAIANYSLQDIINIETWCNSLPRKILAYHTPDEIFERELDLIYQAA
- a CDS encoding L-cystine transporter → MQTTLVVLVAIAILAGMAYLHKKNWGFTKLVFLSLIVGIVFGVSLQLMFGANSNIVKNSIDWISIVGDGYVSLLQMLVIPLIFVSLVGAFTQLKMTTKIRKIATSVLAILLGTTAVASFLGFSSVAIFNLGGAGFAKGMSASSTALTSIKDHQAQLKGLTLPQQITSFFPQNIFADFAGMRSTSTIAVVIFSIFVGIAFLQIKKEKADVAATFARGIQALRAVIMRIVKIVLELTPYGIFALIARTTATNSFATMSKLLVFIVAAYLAIAVMFIVHAVLLLINGINPITYFKKAWPVLVFAFTSRTSGGSLPLNVRTQRESMGVSDTIADFAASFGLTIGQNGCAGIYPSMVAAITAPLVGVNIFSWQFVLSLVVIDVISSFGVAGVGGGATFTTLMVLGALNLPVTVLGVLIAIDPVVDMARTALNVNDSMVAGVITAKRTGELNWNTFNNEKSDVDAEVE
- a CDS encoding vitamin B12 independent methionine synthase, yielding MTKLAHYDIVGSFLRPEELKEARKNFNQEKISQEELTKIEDQEIKKLIQKEEELGLTAVTDGEFRRSWWHLDFLWGLNGVAKYDYKESYKFYGAKTRTDNAELSGKIAYNPDHPFFDAFKFVNANVKNAIAKQTIPSPTLLFRDNRSDNWPNFYDNKKDYLDDLATAYNKTIKHFYDLGCRYIQIDDTTWAFLISKLNETQNDPKEHEKYVQLAEESVYVINKSIENLPADLTIATHICRGNFKSTFLFSGGYEPIAKYLGQLNYDRFFLEYDSDRAGDLKPIKRIWNNRDNVTIVLGLITSKNGELEDPVAIAKRITEAGQLVPLDNLALSTQCGFASTEEGNILSEADQWKKIKFVVKIANNIWKSF
- a CDS encoding S-ribosylhomocysteine lyase: MGKVESFELDHTKVKAPYVRLITVEEGQKGDKISNFDLRLVQPNENAIPTGGLHTIEHLLAGLLRDRIDGYIDCSPFGCRTGFHLLVWGTPSTTEVAKALKESLEEIRDNITWEDVPGTTIESCGNYRDHSLFSAKQWSRDILEKGISDDPFERHVVE
- a CDS encoding PTS system mannose/fructose/sorbose family transporter subunit IID; this translates as MKTNSNKLTKKDLFRANWRWLWASQLSWNYEKMMAPGYFYTVLPFLKRWYKDEELVEMMQMQSQFFNVNAFDGNFIIGMDLAIEEKQGSKAKETIAGLKTGLMGPLAGVGDTIFGAIIPTICGSIGAYMGLRGNPFGAFLWIIVNLIVLFTRFSFLNLGYSQGAKLIDSASGKLNAITDSAILLGVTVVGALIPTVVNVKVPFVYRAGKVTLKMQTILNQIMPSLVPVLLVALVYWLLGKKHVTSTKMIWFVLILGIVLSYFHILSA
- a CDS encoding PTS mannose/fructose/sorbose/N-acetylgalactosamine transporter subunit IIC; this translates as MTIQWWQILLLTCLAFWAIIDQLTVSIVNNPLAIGMISGIIMGDITTGLAVGATLQLMVLGVSTYGGASMPDFMTGAIVGTVYAVISGKGAQFAIGLAVPVGLLMVQLDVLARFANTIFQHRIDTFIKENKPNAAARNALWGTFTWGFSRAIPVFILLVVGNDVVKAILRIIPAWLTDGLKVSGHILPIVGIAILLRYLPTKRFISYLAIGFIAAAYLKMPMLGVALLGAALAYLHYTREVEKLNTKPNSSEKVTESEEYTNEEGEYEN
- a CDS encoding PTS mannose/fructose/sorbose transporter subunit IIAB — encoded protein: MDNFLIVSHGEYAKATLASCEMIAGKLSNVKAIAFKQTMNQDDLLDEIAQTAESFEQVPTIIVDIAGGTPANAALRYQHEHPEVKVYSGLCLPLLLAGVMGTPMEEAIKQAKENIAPVGNSTKDKPTPTKKESHQSNELNKNAEVEPQTMHNVRIDERLIHGQVATMWTNALRLTRIMVVGDDIVKNDIQKTALKTACPHGVHLSILTAKGAARRINEGKYKGQTVLVLVKNPGVLRQMIDNGVNLPEINVGNMSTKADSRQVAKSVAVTAEDVDNFNYLNEHGCHLYHQMVPAEDKEEFMELLKK
- a CDS encoding oligopeptide ABC transporter substrate-binding protein is translated as MKKVKWLGAITVLSGAALTLTACGNNNNNNASDKKVSFKEAVPKEQVKKGGTLKYAIESDSPFTGIFLPELSDTSTDTEIQSPGLEGLFSVDDSYKINNKGAATFKLDKNAKTITIEVKDGVKWSDGKQVTAKDLEYAYEIVGNPKTKTSRYTDSLANLVGLEEYHKGKSDKISGIEMPNGENGRKVVLHFKEMKPGMLQSGNGYFLETAEPYHYLKDVPFDKLLSDDKVRKQPLFFGPYKVQKVVRGQSVTYVPNEHYWRGKPNLDKITMEVIGTNSVSQAIKSHKFDITGVLNSQWNNVKDTKGVNFIGKIPLSYNYLGFKVGKFDKKTGKNVEDKNAKMNNVSLRKAMAYAMNIDAVTKRYSNGLSFRINTLIPAQFGDFSDKSIKGYPYNLKKANELLDKAGYKKRKGEKYRRQPNGKKLTINVAVRNTQPNAEKIWTNYIQQWQKIGLDAKFVGGRPMEFNSWVQDVQADSPKIDVFEGGWSLSSEPSPMDLYSEGAPYNMARFVSPTQSKLLTNIDSTKAFNHKYRVQAFDKWQQWMYDNAYVVPTTNSWSVTAVNNKVTGWSLKPSANSWYDVGFTK